A stretch of DNA from Drosophila virilis strain 15010-1051.87 chromosome 5, Dvir_AGI_RSII-ME, whole genome shotgun sequence:
GTCGTCTCCATCAGAATGACCGACAGGCTGATGGTCATGCGCAACACTCCGCCCAAATTGGCCGCGGCGCCAATGAGGGCGTATTTGCCAGGATGCAGAAAGAGCTGTGGATGGATAGAGGCAAATTGGTAAGATGAGACATAGAAAATGGCAAGCATAACACCTACCGCATTGGGAAATAAATAGAAGATCAGCATTGCCACGAGGCGACCCCAGGCAGCGCCCACCAACGCGGTGGGTATGAAGACGCCCAGCGAGACGTTGAGGCCAAAGGTGGCGCAGGATAAAAAGTAGTAGACGAGCGTGAACACCGCTAGCGTAAGGATCTTATGAGAGCCTGCAAAATAGAATAGTCATGAAACTGGAAAAGGTAacaactggcagcagcaactcaCCTGGCGGATCGTGGAAGAGCGCACGCACCGTGGCCTCGGGTGTTTGGAACCAGAGCGCAGCCACCGCATTGTATTCGTTATCCTCGCAAAACAGCTGCACGGGATGTATGGTCGGATCGTTGCCCAGAGGACGACAATCATCGATGAAATAGATCATGGTGCAGGCCAATGTGACGCCCATTATGGCAACCAGTACAGCCTCGCACACCTTGCCCACCTTCCAGGGCACATAACGCTTGCGAAACTTGTTGATCAGCGTGTTCAGGGAGTTCCAAGCGGCGCCCAGCAGACCGCCCGTCACGCCCAGCAGCatgaagagcggcagctcgaAGTATTCAAAGGTTAGCGGCTGATCGAATTTGCCCAAATTGAAGAGACCCGTAAATGTGAAATCGTGCAGGCCGTGATAGGCAGACAGCACAATATTGAGCGTAAACGAACTGATGATGGACGCAATTAGGGTGCGCCAAATGAGATTCTGATTCCAGAAGCTGGCGGCCTCCTCCAGTGAGAAGAGCATGCCGCCGATGGGCGCACCGAATGCAGCCGAGACGCCAGCTGCTGCGCCGCCCAAGACAAAGTCGCGTTTCTCGTGATCATCGCGAAAGGCCTTGAAGATGCGAAAGTCCTTGACAAACGTTGTGCTCTTGCCCTGTGATATGCCCGCGGCGACAACGGCGCCAGCATGTATCATCGGTCCCTCTTTGCCGCCAGCCAAACCGCCCACCACGGACGTGATCACGCCGACGGCCTTCACGGCCAGCGTCTTGATGCGTACAATGCGCGGCACCTTGACGCCGTTCAGATAGCTCTTCACCTGGGGTATGCCGCTGCCCGCGGTAATGGGCTCTATGTAGGTGACCATGCCAGCACCAATGGCCACCGGCACAACGCTGAAGAGTAGCCACCAGAAAAAGGGCAGCGCCAGATCGCCCGTGCTCTCGTTAACAGGCACATTGTGGTCCACAGCTGTGGGCGAGAGTTTATTAATGCCTTTGTGACGACCATTAGGAGCCTTACCTACATGATTTGAGAAATTTGTACTTCAGCTCCGAGAGCTCCTCGATGACTATGTCGATGGTGCAGGCTATCAGTGCAGTTACAATGCCTATGAGTATGAATATGATCCAGCGTATCACATGGATGCGCAGCGAGAAGCGATCCCTCAGACGTTTGCGCTGCTCGGCCTGAAAAAGCGCATTCTCGCACACATCATAGTCCAGACTCTTACAAGAAGATTAGATTATTATcagatgtatatatgtatgtgtgtgtgtgtgtgtaaataccTCAtattgggtttgggtttgctGTGCAGTTCCAGCCAAAGCGGCTGCTGTGCGCGAGCGTACATGGAATATGGGTTCGGAATTCGCTGTGATGCTTGCGGTGCCCgcattgctgccgctgctgccctCCTATAATCAATGACTACATAGTTAGTGGGCACttcctctgtgtgtgtgtgtgtgtgtgtgtgtgtgcatgtgtgtgaacGCATTTTAGTTGCGATAATTTGCAGCTGTTGTGTGATTCATGCACGTCGCAGCGTAGTTGCGAAAACATGTTGGCAACATTTACTCACATAGACGGGCTCAGGTTCTATGCTCAATAAGGGCGACACgtcattattatttgtttgggTAATCCCCGTTCCAAAAATTGCCTGGCTTCGGCTGGTGGAGGATTGCTCTTTGGCAGTCGCGTAAGGTAAACTCTTCGGTGCCCCGAGAGTTTTAATTTCATCTTCATCGCTGGATAGATCGTCCTCACCATATACAAGTTGCTTTTCGTCAtccataattaaaaacaattaaacaactttaacacacaacaaaagacataataaaaaagaaataggtCGCAACTAGTTGTCCACGGACAAGTAACATCGATAACAAACAGAATGCAGCAGAATCGCCGAATGCGCGTgcctatcgataactttttaCTTATACTCGATTATAGTATTTATTGCTCTTTgagaaaataccaaaaattacGTTATTTTAGTAAGTGGCAACAGGTGCCGGTTTTATTGTGTAGCTTCAAAGTTGAAATTAGgatgcaaaaacttaaatttagcCATGTCGAGTAGCAGGCGTTTGCGCTCAATTTGATTGCGCGCCTGCAGCTCATCCTTAATATCGGCTAATGTGTTATCAATGCGCATTAGAATCTCACGCGGCGGCCCATTAACAAATGCAGCCAGTTCCTGTGTGCGCGTTATGCCGACTTGTATATTCTGCACCGACTGGGTAAATACGCTCTGTTCCATGTCATCACTTTGCATTGAAGAGGTTCTACTAAGATCTATGGCCTCCGGCTGCTCGACaagcatttgctgctgttgctccggCTTGATCAGATTGAATGGCAGCATACGCGGTATGCCGACCATGGCGggcaaatcaattgcattcCCATTGACGCCTACAGCCGAATTGGACTCGAATGTGCTTACCATGCCTGGGCTCAGATTCGTTAGCTACAATGGATCATAGTTGGATAGAGGTCAGATTTAAATACGCATCTCCAATTCACTTACATTGTGCTCATCCTGACAATGATTATTACTAAATGTAGCagcattattattgttgttgctgtcgttgttattgctgtCCTGCTTTGAGGCCGTAACGGACACTTTGTCCGAGCTAAGGCTATTATTATCCATCGAAGTGTCGCTTATGGAAATTGACTGGGAAAGAGAGGCGGGAAGAATGCATAAACACACCgaatacatgcatacaaacacatacataaacattTCAATGTCCATTCAATTCTCTGTTGCAGCAGATACATACAAATGtaagcacatacacacatgcgtGCATTCGTTGGGAATTCTTTTTCGCACACTTGTGCATTAgcctgtatgtatgtgtgaactTATAACGGTGCATGGCATGCCTTAACATAGTGATCTCGCTCTCGCTTCACGCCACTTACACAAATGGACAAAGAcaacacgttttttttttgtcggttTCTTACTGTTCGTATGGCCGCTGCTTCTTCCTGTTCGTGATGTTCTTGTTTGTGCCTTTGAAATACCGTTTTGATTTTCAGCTCGTGCGTCTCTGTGCTCTTTGGCACTTCCATGGACGAAGCGGCGGCAACTGCAGCTAACGCTGAAATTGTGACCGACGACGTGGATTTTTTGCGACATTTGGCAATGCGTCTGTTTTTCATAATGCGATCCCGTCGTTCCACCAACGCTGCAACTTTCATTTCATGCAGTTTGCCCAGCAAAGATGCATGTCGCCGCTGTCAGggatttgaaattaaaatgtcGTCTCTTTTTTGCTTGACCGGATAATTAGCTAATTCGTGTATCTCACGTGCAACAACGGCCTACCTTGATGTGCATATGAAAATTTCCAGTGGACCGCACGCTGCCCCGATAAATTCGATCCGGTGGACAATAACAGCACTTGACGGTCACATTGTCGCCAATCTGGCTTTCGATGCGATAGAGCTCACCATTCAGTATGTAGGGTACGTGCTGGCGACGTTCTGGATCGGTCTTCACATCACCTAGATCCGATTCTTGGTCCTCGTCTAGGTCAGGTTGCTCCGCTTTCGGCAttgcatatacaaatttagCATTTAATCTGGCGAAAAAAGCGATCCGTCGCCCGCGAACTATCGAATTAAATTGAACTTTTTCTATCCGAGTTCTGTAGGTGAGTGCTAAAAGGGAAATGAAAAATCTCCGAAATTAGATACATACGCACATGCATCTGTGAGTACAAATTGCTGCTAAAGAGGAACTCAGAATAATGTCAGAATTAGAGCAAAGCGcattatacaaatatgtagCTTTGACAGGGCATGTCACGACTTGCATTAGtcattgcattaaaattaaaagcctCAATTGCTTTACTAATAATAATTAGTTGTAGTTCAATTAGAGCATGTATGTGTTAACAACAGACTTTAAAATTAACTGAATAAGGATAAACTGACAACTAAATAAGTTAGTAAGTTGTTCAAATGCTCAAGTTCTGGCGCTTAGCTGTTCATCAACTGAACACGAATtaaaatgttatcgatatatttgcCTATCGGTGTGCTGTAGCCCTGGTTGACTCAcgttgtttcttgtttttggcTCAAACAAGCTGAAGATGACGGAAATAAGCAAaccaaatatattaattaccGGTATGCAttacttaaattaatatatttaagctaCATAAAAAGAAGTTACATCATCTCAGGCACACCTGGCGCCGGCAAATCGTATTTGTGCGAGCGTTTGGCCACACAATTGAAATTCAACTGGCTGGATTGCTCGAAAATTGCAAAGGAAAACAATTTCATTGAGGAATATGACAAGGAATACGATTGCCCCATACTCGATGAGGATAAGGTATGTCGTATCTACTGCGTTATGCGTGTGCCTGTCATTGTTAGACCTTGCTATAGCTCATGGACTATCTGGAGCCGCTGATGGCCAAGGGCGGCAACATTGTCGAATACCATGGCTGTGATTTCTTTCCGGAGCGCTGGTTCCAGGCCGTCTTCGTTGTCAAATGCCCCAACGAGACGCTCTACGACAGACTCAAGGAGCGCAACTACAACGAGAAGAAGCTCACATCTAATATACAATGCGAAATATTCGGCACAATATTGGAGGAAGCACGCGAATCGTATAAGAAGGATATCATTTACGAGTTGAGCGGCGAGACCAAGGCGGATGCTCAAAATAGCCTAAAAACAGTTAAAAATTGGTACAGCATGTGGAAGCGCAAGTAAAAACCAGACTACAAATATCAACAAACTACTTAACTGAATGCTGAGGGTGGCATAGCTTTAACAGGGAGACAGCTCCGAGTCTATAAAGTAGATATGATCTGTCAACAAGCAAGTCGATTTAGTTATCTTAATTAGTCTCACTTCACCTAAAGAACTTTCTATCTTTCTATCTAAATGCTGTTAGCAACTGTCAGTTAAAACCTGAGTGCTTATTTTTCTGAATCTTCAGATATTCTTACGAATCTTATACAAAGATTGGTTATTTCAAACCTCAGACAATAGGAATGTATCTAAGCCAATAGGGCTTAgcagctgtcataggaacaatcaGCCTAATCAGCCTTGCTATAAGAATGCCAGggcatttaatatatatatttaaaaggtatAATATGCTTAATGTACAAACACTTAGAGCTAATAACTACAGCTAAATGCGCGTCATTTTGAAACGCAGCGGACCATCCGGCGCATACATGAAGGTAACCGCGTAGTCCAGCGGCGCATGATTGTACTCCAGCCTATAGTTGCGCAGCAGCTTGGCCAGCAGTATTTGCATTTCCAGATCGGCAAAGCGCCGTCCCAGGCACATGCGTGCACCGTAGCCGTAGGGCAATGAGGCAAACGGATGCAGTTTGCCGGGCGTGCCGCCCTGATGTGCCTTCAACCAGCGCTCGGGCCGGAACGTAGCGGCATCTGTGACATATTCCTCCATGTTGCCAGTGACAATAGTGGGAAAGA
This window harbors:
- the ClC-b gene encoding H(+)/Cl(-) exchange transporter 7, giving the protein MDDEKQLVYGEDDLSSDEDEIKTLGAPKSLPYATAKEQSSTSRSQAIFGTGITQTNNNDVSPLLSIEPEPVYEGSSGSNAGTASITANSEPIFHVRSRTAAALAGTAQQTQTQYESLDYDVCENALFQAEQRKRLRDRFSLRIHVIRWIIFILIGIVTALIACTIDIVIEELSELKYKFLKSSVDHNVPVNESTGDLALPFFWWLLFSVVPVAIGAGMVTYIEPITAGSGIPQVKSYLNGVKVPRIVRIKTLAVKAVGVITSVVGGLAGGKEGPMIHAGAVVAAGISQGKSTTFVKDFRIFKAFRDDHEKRDFVLGGAAAGVSAAFGAPIGGMLFSLEEAASFWNQNLIWRTLIASIISSFTLNIVLSAYHGLHDFTFTGLFNLGKFDQPLTFEYFELPLFMLLGVTGGLLGAAWNSLNTLINKFRKRYVPWKVGKVCEAVLVAIMGVTLACTMIYFIDDCRPLGNDPTIHPVQLFCEDNEYNAVAALWFQTPEATVRALFHDPPGSHKILTLAVFTLVYYFLSCATFGLNVSLGVFIPTALVGAAWGRLVAMLIFYLFPNALFLHPGKYALIGAAANLGGVLRMTISLSVILMETTGIETSFFFPLIIALITAKWVGDYFNDGIYDTVIEVNNVPMLSWEPLPQYKGLTAKEILSKPVVSIKLVDSAHYIYEVLQKCNHNGFPVVDDVVGDRRSEGRVCGIILRSQLIVILLKSLYVENKRFWIPETSIQTFRDVYPRYPSISSVRPLDRKINYTVDLSMFMNPSPVRVNTHDSVPKIFNIFRALGLRHMLVINNENRIAGIITRRDFIYK
- the Ak6 gene encoding adenylate kinase isoenzyme 6 homolog, with the translated sequence MTEISKPNILITGTPGAGKSYLCERLATQLKFNWLDCSKIAKENNFIEEYDKEYDCPILDEDKLMDYLEPLMAKGGNIVEYHGCDFFPERWFQAVFVVKCPNETLYDRLKERNYNEKKLTSNIQCEIFGTILEEARESYKKDIIYELSGETKADAQNSLKTVKNWYSMWKRK
- the stil gene encoding protein stand still, with amino-acid sequence MPKAEQPDLDEDQESDLGDVKTDPERRQHVPYILNGELYRIESQIGDNVTVKCCYCPPDRIYRGSVRSTGNFHMHIKRRHASLLGKLHEMKVAALVERRDRIMKNRRIAKCRKKSTSSVTISALAAVAAASSMEVPKSTETHELKIKTVFQRHKQEHHEQEEAAAIRTSISISDTSMDNNSLSSDKVSVTASKQDSNNNDSNNNNNAATFSNNHCQDEHNLTNLSPGMVSTFESNSAVGVNGNAIDLPAMVGIPRMLPFNLIKPEQQQQMLVEQPEAIDLSRTSSMQSDDMEQSVFTQSVQNIQVGITRTQELAAFVNGPPREILMRIDNTLADIKDELQARNQIERKRLLLDMAKFKFLHPNFNFEATQ